The following are encoded together in the Pirellulales bacterium genome:
- a CDS encoding HEAT repeat domain-containing protein — protein sequence RERDLQELTFAVIVARDIALARAQLEPDLLLSALSAGQPEIRYAAARVLEARLGDEDLGQWGLELIGPRQPEKANDMRNWPEPAQRPRLLNAVVNALASDSPARRYAAAQVLGLRPQPETFWREAKRLAEIATDQAPPQTAPEAETPLERKTGWIRGLFQRKPQPNNSATQRLLTVLRFAGGGRRPPKAQDQASASELWRLAFGTYAGLIRQAPVAKGPDDYQRVRRDSIARLAVLAQQPTIGREAVLPVLRQALGDPHHLVRQAALNALAELHPREPLEPLALALNVDSADLGRNAFDRLLTLAAAGDARAAELVRGAVDAANAETRRHALEQLPRLYPAGSLEPWLLALNSRHDDLRLTVVDRLLDANDPRIAAALSRALESEHEELRLRAAVGLAQRGESLALDVLAAALHGEARTANRALEALVVLAHARPNEQVAAKAAEAVTARLEDDPDLTADRPVLLRALGRIGHIAAAPLLGRWLLDKDKATHHGLALDVLLQLLRDRIQPEQKRADGRQYLRYREELALETLPPLLDHDNAAIRTRVVEVLGNLEAKPAETLLVRLLDDRDEAIRALACAQLAQRIVAGMPGASLEPLTRALIGGRRELLLAATEGLAKQQRLEAFQPLLLAFTAGTEVERKRAIAALGELGDRRALEYLEPLLDQRADLPADDRALAPDAAEALGALLPRLTDADECQRVRDNLERLAREGVGELRWRTLSGLRRVGDERSRALLERLASDPYENGTARQRAAIELGELGHSISESVLESLLHQRDAGLRKAGLEALRRIYPNNATQVNLLALNSEYAEISQPAARFLARQGDPATLTQRLGVVKDQQVRQRLRRGLIRRQAFSRDALGELLRSDAAATRAEAAWIAGNSGDRDLAAGVQAALERAANGWRQADERHLWEQAGAEAQAWLASLWTARQLQLAVAPAARAALADPRHPVAVRCEAIRCLAECGDAKDSNTLLQALEDVDSGVRAAASAALARLGGEPVLQHLERTKSVDGAALRPVLRAILPKADGRLLASAEQRQAALPVYLEQREVATLIQRAMAIDSEAAARSSAIAALGRLGGEAAQTALQGILANKGEDSAIRAIAFKSLRRLERRAARRVASVA from the coding sequence CAGCCGGAAATCCGCTATGCCGCCGCCCGCGTGCTGGAAGCGCGGTTGGGCGACGAAGACCTGGGGCAATGGGGTCTGGAACTGATCGGGCCGCGCCAGCCGGAGAAAGCCAACGATATGCGCAATTGGCCGGAGCCGGCGCAACGGCCGCGTCTGCTCAACGCCGTGGTCAACGCCCTGGCCAGCGATTCCCCAGCCCGGCGCTACGCCGCTGCCCAGGTGCTCGGCCTGCGCCCGCAGCCGGAAACCTTCTGGCGCGAGGCGAAGCGTCTCGCCGAAATTGCCACTGATCAGGCCCCACCGCAAACCGCGCCCGAAGCCGAAACGCCGCTGGAGCGCAAGACTGGCTGGATACGCGGTCTGTTCCAGCGCAAGCCGCAGCCGAACAACTCCGCCACCCAACGCCTGCTGACGGTGTTGCGCTTCGCCGGTGGCGGGCGGCGACCGCCCAAAGCGCAAGATCAAGCCAGCGCGTCCGAACTGTGGCGGCTCGCGTTCGGCACGTATGCCGGCCTGATTCGGCAAGCGCCGGTCGCCAAGGGGCCGGACGATTATCAACGGGTGCGGCGCGACAGCATCGCCCGTCTCGCGGTGTTGGCCCAGCAACCCACCATCGGCCGGGAAGCGGTGTTACCGGTGCTGCGCCAAGCCTTGGGCGATCCGCATCATCTGGTCCGACAAGCAGCGCTGAACGCGCTGGCCGAACTGCATCCGCGCGAGCCGCTGGAGCCGCTGGCGCTGGCCTTGAACGTCGATTCCGCCGACCTCGGCCGCAATGCCTTCGACCGTTTGCTGACTTTGGCCGCAGCCGGCGATGCGCGCGCCGCCGAGCTGGTCCGGGGCGCGGTCGATGCCGCCAATGCAGAGACGCGCCGCCACGCCTTGGAGCAACTGCCTCGCTTGTACCCCGCCGGCAGTCTGGAACCCTGGTTGCTGGCTTTGAACAGCCGTCACGACGATTTGCGGCTGACGGTGGTGGATCGCTTGCTTGATGCCAACGATCCGCGCATCGCCGCCGCTCTAAGCCGCGCTTTGGAAAGCGAACACGAGGAGTTGCGCCTGCGCGCCGCCGTAGGCTTGGCTCAACGCGGCGAGTCGCTGGCGCTGGACGTATTGGCCGCTGCTCTGCACGGCGAAGCGCGGACCGCCAACCGGGCATTGGAAGCGCTGGTCGTCTTGGCGCACGCCCGGCCGAACGAGCAGGTCGCGGCGAAAGCGGCCGAAGCCGTGACCGCGCGCCTGGAAGACGATCCCGATCTGACCGCCGACCGTCCGGTTCTGCTGCGCGCCCTGGGTCGCATCGGCCACATCGCCGCCGCGCCGCTGCTAGGCCGTTGGTTGCTGGACAAGGACAAAGCCACGCATCACGGTCTGGCGTTGGACGTATTGCTGCAACTGCTGCGCGACCGAATCCAGCCGGAGCAGAAGCGCGCAGACGGGCGGCAATACCTGCGCTATCGGGAAGAATTGGCTCTGGAAACCTTGCCGCCGTTGCTCGATCACGACAACGCCGCGATTCGCACGCGCGTCGTCGAGGTGTTGGGTAACCTGGAGGCGAAACCGGCGGAAACGCTGCTGGTCCGATTGCTGGACGACCGCGACGAGGCGATTCGGGCGCTGGCGTGCGCGCAACTGGCGCAACGCATCGTCGCCGGCATGCCGGGCGCGAGTTTGGAGCCGCTGACGCGGGCCTTGATCGGTGGCCGCCGCGAACTGTTGCTGGCCGCCACCGAAGGCTTGGCCAAGCAGCAACGACTGGAGGCCTTCCAGCCGCTGTTGCTGGCGTTCACGGCAGGCACGGAGGTGGAGCGCAAACGCGCCATCGCCGCGCTGGGCGAATTGGGCGACCGGCGCGCCTTGGAATATCTGGAACCATTGCTCGATCAACGCGCCGACTTGCCCGCCGACGACCGCGCCTTGGCCCCGGATGCCGCCGAAGCTCTTGGTGCGTTGCTGCCTCGGCTGACCGACGCCGACGAATGCCAGCGAGTGCGCGATAATTTGGAACGGCTGGCGCGCGAGGGTGTGGGTGAACTGCGCTGGCGGACGCTGAGCGGTTTGCGGCGCGTCGGCGACGAGCGCAGCCGTGCCCTGCTAGAACGCCTCGCCAGCGATCCCTACGAAAACGGCACTGCCCGGCAACGAGCCGCCATCGAACTGGGCGAATTGGGTCATTCCATATCCGAATCGGTATTGGAGTCGCTGCTGCACCAGCGCGATGCCGGTCTGCGCAAGGCGGGTCTGGAGGCGTTGCGGCGGATTTATCCCAATAATGCCACTCAGGTCAACCTGCTGGCCCTGAACAGCGAGTACGCCGAAATCAGCCAGCCCGCCGCGCGCTTTCTGGCCCGACAAGGCGACCCCGCCACCCTGACCCAGCGGCTGGGCGTGGTGAAAGATCAACAGGTTCGCCAACGGCTGCGGCGCGGGCTGATCCGTCGACAAGCGTTTTCCCGCGATGCCTTGGGCGAGTTGCTACGCAGCGACGCAGCCGCAACGCGCGCCGAAGCGGCCTGGATCGCCGGCAACAGCGGCGACCGAGATTTAGCGGCAGGGGTGCAAGCCGCGCTGGAGCGAGCGGCGAACGGTTGGCGGCAGGCCGACGAACGGCATTTGTGGGAACAGGCCGGCGCGGAAGCGCAAGCCTGGCTGGCCAGTCTGTGGACTGCCCGTCAATTGCAACTCGCCGTCGCGCCCGCAGCGCGGGCTGCGCTCGCCGATCCTCGTCATCCGGTTGCGGTACGGTGCGAAGCGATTCGTTGTCTGGCTGAATGCGGCGACGCTAAGGACAGCAACACGCTGCTGCAAGCCTTGGAGGATGTCGACTCGGGGGTGCGTGCGGCGGCCAGCGCCGCTCTAGCGCGGCTGGGTGGCGAGCCCGTACTCCAGCATTTGGAGCGAACCAAGAGCGTCGATGGCGCGGCCTTGCGTCCAGTCCTGCGGGCGATTCTGCCCAAAGCGGATGGCCGCTTGCTAGCCAGCGCCGAGCAGCGGCAAGCCGCCTTGCCGGTTTATCTGGAACAGCGGGAGGTGGCGACGCTCATCCAACGCGCCATGGCGATCGACAGTGAAGCAGCAGCGCGGTC